A window of the Sporosarcina sp. FSL K6-2383 genome harbors these coding sequences:
- the secA2 gene encoding accessory Sec system translocase SecA2 — protein MLSIFKRSNQTSERQLRKYRKIVQQINKLEPTYEAMSDEQLTNMTDLFKERIQSGESVHSITPDAFAVVREASKRVLGMRHFDVQLIGGLVLTEGNIAEMPTGEGKTLVASLPSYVRALEGKGVHVITVNDYLAKRDYEQIGQIHRFLGLTVGLNVPMMQGPAKQEAYNADITYGVGTEFGFDYLRDNMAHQTTEHVQRPYHFAIIDEVDSILVDEAKTPLIVAGKMPADADLHHIAARLAKRFKKGVDFDFDDETKATSLTDTGIEKVEKAFGIDNLYELEHQTLYHYMIQAVRAYVIFERDVDYIVREEKIELVDMFTGRILDGRTLSDGLHQAIEAKEGLPITDENKAQAQITIQNYFRMYPQLCGMTGTAKTQEKEFNEVYGMAVIQIPTNRPRVRIDAPDQVYETIDQKYKAMAKEVAARHKTGQPVLVGTTSILQSEKVVEYLNKHKLPFNLLNAKSVEQEVELISQAGQLGHITVATNMAGRGTDIVLGEGVEELGGLFVLGTEKHENRRIDNQLRGRSGRQGDRGESCFYLSLEDDMFKRFAKDDIEKFVKKLTADANGLIQNPEVDELTERTQRIVEGVHYSTREYNLKLDDVINDQREVVYSLRDKIIEGEGILEQLKTMLTETVEFVIFDSCPEEDSSDNWDFERIERTMNSLLLEPIAIPRIIEKTTDILRLYEAPMADLLAYIDSFEEDKQVNEMIPQVMLSHIDVMWVKHLEVMTRLKEGIGLRSYGQEDPMRIYQREGLELFGRHYQKLRRNIASEVINFTKMIAQQQEVQQ, from the coding sequence ATGTTATCGATTTTCAAACGTTCAAATCAAACGAGCGAAAGACAACTTCGAAAATACAGGAAGATTGTCCAACAAATAAATAAATTAGAACCCACATACGAAGCGATGTCGGACGAACAACTTACCAATATGACAGATCTATTTAAAGAACGGATCCAATCAGGCGAATCTGTTCACTCCATTACTCCAGATGCATTTGCTGTTGTTCGCGAGGCGTCCAAACGAGTATTAGGAATGCGTCATTTTGACGTACAACTTATCGGCGGGCTCGTACTAACAGAAGGAAATATCGCTGAGATGCCGACGGGTGAAGGTAAAACACTAGTTGCCTCCCTCCCCTCCTATGTTCGTGCACTGGAAGGTAAAGGTGTCCACGTTATTACAGTGAACGACTACCTTGCCAAGCGTGACTATGAACAGATTGGACAAATTCATCGTTTTCTCGGTCTCACAGTCGGGTTGAACGTACCGATGATGCAAGGTCCCGCAAAGCAAGAAGCCTATAATGCCGATATTACATATGGAGTCGGAACTGAATTCGGCTTCGATTATTTACGGGATAATATGGCACACCAAACTACCGAACATGTCCAACGTCCATACCATTTCGCTATTATTGATGAAGTTGACAGTATTCTTGTTGACGAGGCAAAAACACCACTTATTGTAGCCGGAAAAATGCCAGCAGATGCCGATTTACATCATATTGCGGCGCGTCTTGCCAAACGCTTTAAAAAGGGTGTCGATTTCGATTTCGATGATGAAACGAAAGCTACTTCCCTAACTGATACAGGTATTGAAAAAGTTGAAAAAGCATTTGGTATCGATAACTTATACGAGCTAGAGCATCAAACTCTTTATCATTATATGATTCAAGCAGTTCGGGCTTATGTTATTTTCGAGCGTGACGTTGACTATATTGTACGCGAGGAAAAAATTGAACTTGTTGATATGTTCACGGGGCGTATTCTGGATGGTCGGACGCTTTCCGATGGTCTACACCAAGCAATCGAGGCAAAAGAAGGCTTGCCTATTACTGATGAGAACAAAGCACAGGCACAAATTACAATCCAAAACTATTTCCGGATGTATCCACAGCTTTGTGGTATGACAGGCACCGCAAAGACGCAGGAAAAGGAATTCAACGAAGTATACGGAATGGCTGTCATTCAGATTCCAACAAACCGGCCACGCGTGCGCATTGACGCTCCTGACCAAGTATACGAAACCATTGACCAGAAGTATAAAGCGATGGCAAAAGAAGTGGCTGCACGCCATAAAACAGGACAACCTGTCCTCGTAGGAACAACGTCTATTTTGCAATCTGAAAAAGTAGTTGAATACTTAAATAAGCACAAGCTTCCCTTCAACCTATTGAATGCAAAAAGTGTTGAGCAAGAAGTAGAGCTCATTTCTCAAGCTGGCCAACTCGGTCATATTACGGTTGCGACAAATATGGCTGGACGCGGTACTGATATCGTACTCGGAGAAGGTGTCGAAGAACTTGGCGGGCTTTTCGTACTCGGTACAGAAAAACATGAAAACCGCCGTATCGACAACCAGCTTCGGGGTCGTTCTGGACGCCAAGGCGACCGCGGGGAAAGCTGTTTCTACCTTTCCCTTGAAGATGATATGTTCAAACGCTTTGCCAAAGATGATATTGAAAAATTTGTAAAAAAACTAACGGCGGATGCTAATGGGCTCATCCAAAATCCAGAGGTCGATGAACTGACGGAACGTACACAGCGAATCGTTGAAGGCGTGCACTACTCCACGCGCGAATACAACTTGAAATTGGATGATGTGATTAATGATCAACGAGAAGTTGTCTATTCATTGCGCGATAAAATCATTGAAGGTGAAGGAATCCTTGAGCAATTAAAGACAATGCTAACCGAAACTGTCGAATTCGTCATTTTCGATAGTTGCCCGGAGGAAGATTCTTCAGATAACTGGGATTTCGAGCGCATCGAAAGAACGATGAATAGCCTATTATTGGAACCAATAGCCATCCCACGCATAATTGAAAAAACAACCGATATTTTAAGGCTGTATGAAGCACCAATGGCTGATTTACTTGCTTATATCGATTCATTTGAAGAGGATAAACAGGTAAATGAGATGATTCCACAGGTTATGCTGTCACATATTGATGTAATGTGGGTAAAGCATTTAGAAGTGATGACACGACTCAAGGAAGGTATCGGACTTCGTTCTTACGGTCAGGAAGATCCAATGAGAATTTATCAACGGGAAGGACTTGAATTATTCGGTCGTCATTACCAAAAGTTACGTCGCAATATCGCTTCTGAAGTGATTAACTTTACAAAAATGATTGCACAACAGCAGGAGGTACAACAATGA